The proteins below come from a single Miscanthus floridulus cultivar M001 chromosome 1, ASM1932011v1, whole genome shotgun sequence genomic window:
- the LOC136545350 gene encoding 2,3-bisphosphoglycerate-independent phosphoglycerate mutase-like: MATRPTAEGKPWELAAHPRLPKGKTVAVVVLDGWGEAAPDPFNCIHIADTPTLDALKKAAPESWRVIKAHGTAVGLPTDDDMGNSEVGHNALGAGQIYAQGAKLVDLALDSGKIYEGEGFKYVQQSFQDGTLHLIGLLSDGGVHSRFDQLQLLLKGASDRGAKRIRVHVLTDGRDVLDGSSVRFVEMLEDDLARLRDKGVDARIASGGGRMYVTMDRYENDWQVVKRGWDAHVLGEAPHKFKNALEAVKKLREDPKANDQYLPPFVIVDESGNPVGPVQDGDAVVTFNFRADRMVMLAKALEYEDFDKFDRVRFPKIRYAGMLQYDGELKLPSHYLVAPPEIERTSGEYLARNGIRTYACSETVKFGHVTFFWNGNRSGYFNQDLEKYEEIPSDIGIPFNVQPKMKALEIAHKARDAILSRNFDQVRVNIANGDMVGHTGDIEATVVGCKAADEAVKIIIDAVEQVGGIFVLTADHGNAEDMAKRDKSGKPLRDKDGRVQTLTSHTLNPVPIAIGGPGLAPGVRFRTDLANAGLANVAATVMNLHGFEAPDHYEPTLIEVVDK, encoded by the exons ATGGCGACGAGGCCGACCGCGGAGGGGAAGCCGTGGGAGCTGGCGGCGCACCCGCGGCTGCCCAAGGGCAAGACGGTGGCCGTGGTGGTGCTGGACGGCTGGGGCGAGGCGGCGCCCGACCCCTTCAACTGCATCCACATCGCCGACACGCCCACGCTCGACGCCCTCAAGAAG GCAGCTCCGGAGAGCTGGAGGGTCATCAAGGCGCACGGGACAGCGGTGGGGCTGCCCACGGATGACGACATGGGGAACAGCGAGGTCGGCCACAATGCGCTCGGAGCAGGACAGATATACGCGCAGGG CGCGAAACTGGTGGATCTGGCGCTGGACTCCGGGAAGATATACGAGGGTGAAGGTTTCAAGTACGTCCAGCAGTCCTTCCAGGACGGCACTCTGCACCTCATCGGCCTGCTCAGCGACGGAGGCGTGCACTCGAGGTTTGATCAGCTGCAG TTGCTGCTCAAAGGGGCAAGCGACCGCGGCGCGAAGAGGATACGGGTTCACGTCCTCACGGATGGGCGTGACGTGCTGGATGGCAGCAGCGTCAGGTTCGTGGAAATGCTCGAGGACGACCTTGCTAGGCTTCGGGACAAGGGCGTTGATGCGAGAATAGCGTCTGGCGGTGGCAGGATGTATGTCACGATGGATCGTTATGAG AATGACTGGCAGGTTGTGAAGCGAGGTTGGGATGCGCACGTCCTCGGTGAAGCCCCACACAAGTTCAAGAACGCGCTCGAGGCCGTGAAGAAGCTCAGGGAGGATCCAAAGGCCAACGACCAGTACTTACCTCCCTTCGTCATAGTCGATGAGAGCGGAAACCCGGTCGGCCCGGTACAGGACGGAGACGCTGTGGTGACGTTCAATTTCAGAGCTGACCGGATGGTGATGCTTGCAAAGGCGCTGGAGTACGAGGACTTCGACAAGTTTGATCGTGTCAGGTTCCCCAAGATACGCTATGCCGGCATGCTTCAGTACGATGGCGAGCTCAAGCTTCCAAGCCATTATCTCGTTGCTCCCCCAGAGATAGAGAGGACCTCCGGTGAATACTTGGCGCGCAACGGCATTCGCACCTATGCTTGCAG TGAGACAGTCAAGTTTGGTCATGTCACTTTTTTCTGGAACGGAAATCGGTCTGGATACTTCAACCAAGACTTGGAAAAATATGAAGAAATTCCCAGCGACATCGGCATCCCCTTCAATGTTCAGCCCAAGATGAAGGCCTTGGAAATTGCACACAAAGCAAGGGATGCCATCCTGAGCCGAAATTTTGATCAG GTACGGGTCAACATTGCAAATGGAGATATGGTTGGCCATACAGGAGACATTGAGGCAACTGTTGTTGGATGCAAGGCAGCTGATGAGGCTGTTAAG ATCATCATCGATGCCGTTGAACAAGTGGGTGGCATTTTTGTACTGACTGCCGACCATGGCAACGCCGAGGACATGGCGAAAAGAGACAAGTCTGGAAAACCACTCCGGGACAAGGACGGGAGGGTCCAGACCCTTACTTCGCACACGCTGAATCCG GTTCCAATCGCAATAGGAGGTCCTGGACTTGCACCTGGTGTCCGGTTCCGTACAGACCTCGCAAACGCCGGCCTCGCTAATGTTGCAGCGACAGTCATGAACCTTCATGGGTTTGAGGCCCCTGATCATTATGAACCAACACTGATCGAAGTCGTCGACAAGTGA